One bacterium genomic region harbors:
- a CDS encoding phage Gp37/Gp68 family protein, with protein MASYSKIEWTRASWNPVTGCTPVSAGCDHCYARRMALRLKAAGMEKYAHGFEVTPHERELQTPVKWKKPRVIFTCSMGDLFHEEVPDQFIERVFDVMKKTDRHVYQVLTKRPERVLDLAPRLPWPENIWIGTTVEKADCLGRIEKLRQVPAALRFLSLEPLLGPLTDLDLNGIGWVIVGGESGPGAREMKKEWAIEVRDICRDADVPFFFKQWGGVQKKKRGRHLDGRLYSEMPEILTKGSPQPAFVP; from the coding sequence ATGGCTAGTTATTCCAAAATCGAGTGGACACGGGCGAGCTGGAACCCGGTGACCGGCTGCACGCCGGTTAGCGCTGGGTGCGACCACTGCTACGCCCGCCGCATGGCCCTGCGTCTCAAGGCCGCGGGAATGGAGAAGTACGCCCACGGCTTCGAGGTGACGCCCCACGAGCGGGAACTCCAAACCCCCGTCAAATGGAAGAAGCCCCGCGTCATCTTCACCTGCTCCATGGGCGACCTGTTTCACGAAGAGGTTCCCGACCAATTCATCGAACGTGTGTTCGACGTGATGAAAAAAACCGACCGCCACGTGTACCAAGTGCTCACCAAAAGGCCCGAACGGGTACTCGACCTAGCTCCCAGGCTTCCCTGGCCGGAGAACATCTGGATCGGCACGACGGTGGAGAAAGCCGACTGCCTCGGTCGGATAGAGAAACTGCGCCAGGTGCCCGCCGCGCTGCGCTTCTTATCCCTGGAACCGCTCCTGGGGCCGCTGACCGACCTCGACCTGAACGGCATCGGCTGGGTCATCGTGGGGGGCGAATCCGGCCCCGGAGCGCGGGAAATGAAGAAGGAATGGGCGATTGAAGTGCGAGACATCTGCCGGGACGCGGACGTGCCCTTCTTTTTCAAACAGTGGGGCGGCGTGCAAAAAAAGAAAAGAGGCCGCCACCTAGACGGCCGCCTTTACTCCGAGATGCCCGAAATACTCACCAAAGGCTCACCCCAACCGGCCTTCGTCCCGTAG